AAAAAAGTGGACAGCACTGGAAAAAGCGCTCCCATTCCTAGTCGGAGAGCAGAAAAGCGTTTGGTATGTATTTTTGCTTCGCTATGCAACTCCCTCTCTTTGCTTGTTGCCATTTCATCATTAAATGTTTCTTCCTTTATTCTACATTTATGTATGATATAAATCCAAGTGATATAAATCTGAATCTAACCTAAACATGTAGTTTAATACAACAATTTGTAAATCTAATCTGACACCAAGTTTATGATACAAATCTGAAAACTAGATAAAAATTTGAGTGTCTTAATCAGCCTATATGATGGAGGGTTATAGCTAAAACAAACTATAGATAAATACATGCAGTTTATTGTGACAGTTTATTATCTGCTTTCTTAGTTCATATCAATGCTCTGGTATTTTGTCTTAGGCTAACTACATTACAAGAACAAAGCTACCTGAGAATTCGAAAGATTTGGATGCAAACGCATTGTATGTCATGGATCATAGAATGGCCCATGGTAGGGTGCCAATAGCTGATGGTTGTGTCGATAGACAAGCACTTGCAGCAACAGCTAAATCCCATCGTTCTTCAGCAAGAACTGCTGCCTATCAATCCATGGTACATGAATATGAGCAGTTGAAGGAGAGGAATGATGCCTTGGAACAAACAAATAAGAAATTGAATGAGAATAATAAGATTCTCATTGAGGAAAATGGTGTTAATCGTCAGCTTATGCTGGTAATAAGCAATCCTTTTCATTTACCAGTTTATTGATCATATGCATTGATCCAACATGCTTACACATAAATTTCAGACAATTTTTGAAGATCTGAACAAGCAACCTCCTGCTGATCTAATGAACCGTCTAGCAAATCTTGATGCCCGTCGTCATCAGGTAAATGTGGTACTATTCACAAATCTGAGCCTGTTTTCACAAAAATAGTTAGTAATCTAAACAAACATAGCCCACTGTATAATCTCTTTTTACTTGAAGACTGAAACATTTCAAACATACTTGATCTTTTTTAGGTCTCTGAATCATCACATGCTGCCACTCACTCACTTGAAATGCTTAGCAATGACAATGACATAgtcactgatgatgatgatgatgaagattacaaTGAGATGGATGACAGTAACAGCTACGATGACAACAGCAGTATCAGTGATGactttgatgaagatgatagcgGAGGTAGTGAAGGTGACAACATAAGCAACAACCATGAAGAAGAGGATGGCGACCATACCGACGGGGCTGATATCAGTGATAACTGATGCAATGGATGTGATTGGAACCTGACCATTGCTAACCTTTTGGCTTCTTTTGCTAATCATCCATCCTTGGTGCTGTAGTATGTGTATGTGCTGGCTTTTGGCTTCTTTTGCTAACTAAGCATCCTTGCTATTGTAGTAACtagtaagtatatatatatgtgctggaAGGTTGCTACTCTATGCTGGAACTTATTATATTGCATGGTTCGGACTCGGTGCTGCAACTCATCATGTTGTATGTCTAAGACAATGAGCTAGTCCTTTTAGTGTAATGGCTGGACACTTGGATGGATCTAAAATGTATTGTGATTGGAACCTGTTGCCTATATTCACATATTGGAAGACATTTGGATAATATATATGCATTTGAAATTTGGCATGAGATGATCCTGTTGTTCGGTAATTTTCATGATAGTTTGAAACTCTCATGAAAACATTCTTCTGTGATGGCCTGAATATATTTTTCGTGGTGTTGTGCCCTCATGAAATGCATTTCATGACGGTGACTCTCACAAAATACTAAATTCTCACGAAATTCATTCCATGACGGTGACTCTCACGAAATTCATTCCAAGACGGTGACTCTCACAAAATACTAAATTCTCACGAAATTCATTTCATGACCGTGACTCTCACGAAATTCATTCCATGACAGTGACTCTCACGAAATGTTTAACTCTCACGAAATTAATTCATGACGGTTACCTCTCATGAAATACCACCAGAAACCCTCATGAAAATACCTATGCAAATCTGGAGGCAACTTTATTTTCATGAGGGTGACCCTCACGAACTCCCGTCAGGAAAATTATCCGTGGCGGCCAACTCTCATGAAAATGAGATTTTCGTGTGTCTATTATCGTGAGAGTTTTTGCGTGATGATGTACCCTCACGAATTATTTTCGTGAGAGTAAAAGCATATTTCGTGACGTGATTTGCACTCTCACGAAATCTCTGGATTCTGATAGTGAAAGGACAGTTGCATACCCACCCCTAGAAATCCTTGATTCCTAGTGGCCCTTGAGTAGACATGGTTGCTACAagcgcctctacaaatcaattcTGTAATAGTGATTATTGTTTGGATGGAACACAAGGAAAACATATGGTTAGACCAAAAAGAAGGATACATGAAGAACATTTCTCCATGGCTGAACTCACATTACAATCTTCTGAATTTTTCTATTAAACAAGCAAGTCATTCCTATTAGAATCATATAAGTTAGAAAATGAAATTTCTATTGCAGTGCCCATGCATTTTTTGTTCCTGTCACCtgaattttctttcttttcctttcttaTCCTTCCAGAAGAGTAGCAGTGAGCATGAACTAGAGTGGAATACTATGAATATGGATGACTATTAATTAGGTTGTACTCGAGCTAATATACCCCAATGCCGGCCTATCCAGTCAATTCCATGGAACCAAACGGGCTTAGTAATAGTGCATCTCAAGACCTAAAATCATTATTTTTAATAACATACAATAGAAGTTTGTGTAACATGTAAAATAAACTCAAGAGTATCTATTAACTTGAGGAAAAAATATTGCAACTAATTAATAAGATCAAAATTTAAATCTAGATTAATGACATTTGGCTTGGACAAGAGCCATCTTAACTTAAGCTATGGTTtgaactgtcgacaaaagatgctcggcagtccaccgaggggtatcccgcgatggtagatttgtcgtagaggtgagcgagattaggagcgagatgatgacaagacacaagatttagacaggttcaggctgtcTATGTTGACAAAAAAACATGTGTTCACAAATCATAATCTCTATGACTGTGTTGATTTCACAAACTttattttttggattaaatgtcactttaacgttagtatttaatttttacggtattgttatcttatcgtgcgatccatgtgttttaagtataaattgttagttatcccgtagcaacgcacgggcatgctaCCTTATAGTACTTCTAAAATAACAGTAAAATAATACTTCTAAAATAACAGTAAAACCTTTCACTGTCTTACGTTTACTTGCACACGCACTGACCCACGCACACTACTTTTGCATGCGCTCACCATGCACACACAAGTTTCTCTCTTATCAAGTACCTACAAAATTTAACAACGGAAATGATTGGAGGGCAAGAGGCCGGACAAGGGGAAGTCACGGCAGGAAACTAAACAGAGGAGAGAGCAGGAATGATAAGGCTCTTCATTGTCATGCATGTCATGTTAAAATGGGgtttacacacacacacacacacacacacacacacacacacacacacacacacagatagacagagatatatatatatatatatatatatatatatatatatatatatatatatatatatatatatatatatatatatatatatatgtttcagTACAAAAGAAAAAGGACTCGATTACGATATGATAATTAGTGTGATACGCCAAGAATTCTCTGGATGGAGAGCTATGAATTAAAAAAAAGGTGAAAATAAGTATCgcggtttttctttttttttttctttttttgtgggggggtggggggggggaggGGACTACACAAACAAAACCCACTACAAGAATTTTGAATGAAAAAAAACAACATTACCgtgtataaataaataaacaacttAAAATTTTTGATTTAGTTTAAAGGCTGAGAAGTCATTTTGTCGTTCCTAGAGATTTGTTTGAGGTGGTAACCTTCACAAATGGGTTGCTGCACTACGCATCTCTGACACCGGGGAACAACACAGGGAgcttttctttatttctttcaaTTTCATGGGAGATCAGTATGACACTGCAAGGTTGAACTTTCGAATAGTTTTCTTACTTTTTAGGATTTGGTTTCCTTTGGCGATCTCATCTACAATCATACACTTATATATTTTATTCGACTTTCTTTTCAATCACGCACTTGTGTTTCTTAATATTATTTCATATATATAAATGGGTATGTCAACGCGAGTCATACATAGGCATGCTAGTGCCTTCCTTTATTGCGAATCATACACTCGTGTTTCTCGCCTTCCAATATCATATTGTAGCCCATATAGAGTTAGGCGTTCTGAAccttcctctctttttttctcccTCTCCCCTTTGATCACTTTACACACATAAGGCATCATGAATTATTAAGGGGTACTTGATAAGTAAGGTAACACGCTAAGAACCATGCAAGCAAGCACTGTCCGGGTTACTAATAAAACTAGTTCGACGTGTTCAGACAATAGTGTAGTGTCCTCGGATCTAAATTTTAAGTCGTCCTATCTTAGCTTTTCTGGATACAtaacttttattatatatctagacataaatACCTAGGTGGCGTAGCAAaagttatgaatctagaaaagccgaACAACTTAtagtttggaacggagggagtagcatcCAAGGGATTGTGTGGTTCCTAGGGGAGGGGGGTTACAAATAGTGTGTAATTTTGAAAAGGAAATGGCGAATGTATAACATATCTAGGTAATTTGTCATTTCATTGAAATATTTCATAGTTCATGATAAAGATATTTCTGTAATCTCGTTAGTACATATCAATGATTCAGATATTGGTAACACATGGTAGTCCTTTACTTATGATGGTCTCTTCCTTTTTTCAACCTCTAGAAAGCATATGAATGTTAACTAATTGAAAACGCAATGTTGAGATGGAGAGGGTTAGGTCAATAGTATTTATATATGTTTAACCCTTCACTGAGAGAGTAATGAGCCAAATAACCCGTCCCTCAATCAGCAAGAAATATCAAAATATGTGTGGTGTATATGTGCTTGAAGTATGAATGTCAGAGTTTCTTTCATGATGGAGCATTGCTAGCTAGTTTACTTACAATATCATTTACCATTGCATTTGTGGCTCCTTGCGCGGGCGTGCAGCCCCGCCTCGCCCACCTTACGTAGCCCCTCCTTGGCTCCTCGTGCGTCGCGTTGGCAGCAGCGTCAGCAGCGGTGGCGTGGGACATGGCACAACGGCGGCGTGGAGCTCATAGCAGTGGCGGCGCGTGcgtgtagcagcagcagcagcagcagcaacgacAACGACAACAGTGCGGGTCTGCAGCTACGACGATGACTCGAGCGCGGCCTTGTGCATTGTGCTCTGACTAGCATGTCACGACTAAGACATCGTAGGGCCATGCCCGCGCCCGAGAGTTGGGCACGACGTGGTGGCATGGCATAGCACGAGCACGACTAGGATATAGTGCCTAATCTGGTAGTGCCCATTTGTACCGTGTCTAATGGTGCTAGAGCCATGCTAGTACAGTGCTGTCCAATTTGGacatactctctccgtcccaaaatTTCTATCGTTTTCGTTTTTTGAGAAACAattttgacaaaatatatattaaaaatataaatatttatggtaaataattagtatcattgaaaGGTTTTTtaatctagtttttaataaatttatttagagatacaaatattgcacgtatttttttataaatcgagtcaaacttgcggCACGAAAACCAAAAGTGATAGATAAtctgggatagagggagtatataGTAATTTGATCCGCCTCTAGAAACAGGCGTAACACAAAAAAAATCCTAATCATCAAAAGAAGTTAgttgaagacaaactttatatcaaagttttaAAGCTcaaagagatctacaactttgtggttgatgatgtttttatttaaaatcgtTTAGGGTGCCAAAAAAATGTTTaagttcttagattttgaaattcaaatttatgAATTTTCCAAGTGACTTCACATGAAAATAcactttataccaaagttgtagtactcaacaagatcaagaactttATAGTTAAAACTTTTCTAATTTGAGAGTGTTTAGTAGGCAAAATATTTATTCAATATTCATTGAACTTAGAAGTTAATACGAAAGGAAACCATCCTACACTTGATTAATTAGTCACACAAGGGACCTTATGGCATAGCTAGTAATCGCAACATAATGTAGCGGTGGACCCTTCACTAGTACACAACGCACAATCCTTGCTGGCACATCACCGCTTGATAATTTAAAACCAACAGTGACAAGGGTATCATACCGGTTCATAAGCAAAAAGCTAATGACCATTGGGATTTTAAACCCAACCGAGAATGATAATGGATAATTATCACTGACGTTGGTAATACAACACCCAATAGCGATATCACTGTTGGGTTGCATTACCAACTAGCAGTGACTCCATCGTCTCGGTCCTGAAATTTCTTTTCAACTCGATTAACTCCCACCTCACATCTGGTCCACACAGGCTCCATCTCCCTCTTTTCTGTCCCTTATACTTCTCTCTGCTCACAGATAACATCTACTTCCCTTAGATCTcacccctctccctctctccttccctccCCTTTCCAACCCTGGCGACGACGGCCAGCATTGCATGGGGCGAGCGAGAGGCGGCGACGGCAAGCTACTACGTAGCAAGGTACAGGGAGGGTAGATCCGGTGATGGCATCatcaatttttttttcttcaattttgTTTTTGAAAATCTAAATCACTATCAGTTCTAACACAGGCATTATATTGGTACCTTGAGAAACACCGGCggttgcaaaaaaaaaaggaaaaagaaacggCAGCCATGATGGTTTTAGAGAACAAGCGATGATCTTTAGCTTTGTAGTAGTGCTTGCTAATAGCCTAATAACAAGGATCGAAGTAAAGGGAGCAAGGGCCAAGCTTTAGTTATTAATTGCTGCTCTTGTAGTGCCTATATATACATGCCCATGCCATGCCAGAGAGGCAGGGTCCATGGGAACTTGATTCCATGCATGGTTGAGCTGTAGCCCAGTACTTGGCAGGAAAAATACGTAGCCTATTCACTCAAAGCCATGGCTTTCGTTTTGGCTCCACTGTTGCTTGTCTTGCTTTGTCCTTTTCCTCCTCTTGTCCGTGCAGCAGAACATGAACATGGAGACGACTACTACATGGTAGTGGCCGTGAGCTCGCTGAAACCAAAAGCCTCATCCTACTGCTTGGGACACAGGGGTATGTTGGTCAGGGCGTCAggcaatgcatgcatgcatgcactacgTACTGCAGTACTGCTGTATTCAATTTGTTCCAGCAACCATCTGctttatgcatgcatgcatgcatgagtaCGTGTTTTTTTTCATAAGGACTTACGTTTATGTTGTGTTACATTTGACGACATGACATGATGCAGTGATTCCGCCCCCCAACGGCACGTGGATACCAGTGGATCTCCCTCACGGCCCCTGCTCGCTATCGTCGTCGAACGCGGCGGCGCCACCGTCCGTGGCCGAGCTGCTCCGCCGGGACCAGCGCCGCGCCGACGACGTCCAGAGGAGGCTGTTTATTAGCAAGAATGGCACCAACGACAGCAAGGATGATAAGCCACCGGCGGATACTGATGAATCAGAGCTCAACACCGGGGCCAGAACGCAAGTCGAGATGGGCACAACGGCGGACACTGATTCAACGGCGATGAGCTTTGACCCTGCGGCGACCGTTGGCGGCAGCGGGGCGGCGCCGCTCCGGCCGGGCGTGATCCAGACGGTGGTGCTGGACACGGCGAGCGACGTGCCGTGGGTGCAGTGCGTGCCGTGCCCCGTGCCGCCGTGCCACCCCCAGACGGACACCTTCTACGACCCGACCAAGTCGCCCACGTACGCCGCCTTCTCCTGCGGCTCCCCCTCCTGCCGGCAGCTCGGCCCCTACGCCAACGGCTGCGTGAACAACCAGTGCCAGTACCGGGTCACCTACCCCGTCGACGGGTCGTCGACGTCGGGCACGTACAGCTCCGACCTGCTCACGCTCAACCCCAACACCAGGATCAACAACTTCAAGTTCGGGTGCAGCCACGTCGACCAGGGCAACTTCGACAACACCACCGCCGGGATCATGGCGCTCGGCGGCGGCCCGGAGTCGCTGGCGTCCCAGACCGCGTCCACCTACGGCCGCGCCTTCTCCTACTGCAtcccgccgtcggcgagctactTCGGCTTCTTCGTCCTCGGAATGCCGCGGGCCGCGTCGTCGTCGAGGTACGTGGTAACGCCCATGCTCAGGGACAAGCGGGCGCCGGCGACATTCTACCGCGTGCAGCTCCGGGCCATCACCGTCGGCGGGCAGCGACTGAGCGTGCCGGCCACGGTCTTCGCCGCCGGCACGGTGCTGGACTCCCGCACGTCCATCACGCGCCTGCCGCCGACGGCGTACCAGGCGCTGCGCGACGCGTTCAGGAGGAGCATGAGCATGTACCGCGCGGCTGCACCTAAAGGCAGCCTCGACACCTGCTACGACTTCACCGGCGTCCGCAGCGTGAAGCTGCCCAAGGTCGCGCTGGTGTTCGACGGGGACGCCACCGTGCAGCTGGACCCGTCGGGCGTCCTCTTCCACGACTGCCTCGCCTTCACCTCCAGCATGGATGACCGCATGCCGGGGATCCTCGGCAACGTGCAGCAGCAGACCATCGAGGTGCTCTACAACGTCGGCGGAGGGTCAGTCGGATTCCGCCGCAACGCCTGCTGAGTGCTCAGGCTGCCTCGACTCACCGATGCCTGCTCTACTACAATACTCGCTCAAGCTATAGCTCATTGGGAGATGCATGAGGTAGCTTGATTATTGTTCAACTAAATAAAGCCAAGATGCGCAACTTGTGCACATGTTTGTGGCTATGTATTACTCCCTGTTCCTTTTACAAGGCTGGGTGGGTGTAAAATGTCATATATGTATCTATTTTTATAATCTAATACTattatactctctctctctctctctctctctctatatatatatatatatatatatatatatatatatatatatatatatatatatatatatagacacacacgtAATAATATAATATACTAGATAAGTGTCCGTGCCAATGGGTGCAACATAAATTGAAGGGGATGTTTGGTAACCAAGACAAAATCAAGAATATATCAATTCAATTTTGCACGTTTGTTataccatgataatgtctagaaacacattcattatcgtaatgaatctgaaataaaagctaggCTTAGAGCTTGTTGTCCGAAAGTTACGACAAGCATCAGTTGCCTGAAAGGCTAAAAATTTGTTGCTAGGCATCGAATTGAATTTATCCATGCTCTGCCTTGCCTAAAACATGTATGCTCGGAATTACAATGCCGTAGCCTAGATGCATGAGGCATGTCAGCAattcattttttgaaaaaaaaataatgtATTCATTTCCCTTCACATAATTCTCATTGTGTGGCAACAATTCTCGTCCGTCCTTGTAATTCTGAGCATGGAAACATATTTCTTTCAAAAGATGCATGGGGCATGACAACAATTCTCATTGTGTGGCAACAATTCCCATAATTCTCACCACACAATGAACGCGAAGGATCACGATCATGATCATTGTGTGGTGACATACCGATACATTCCTTTCCCTTCCCATGATTCTCTTTCTGCTTTATTCCATTTTATTACTTCCCTCTCTCTTTGCAGATCTGGAGCCAGCGAGCagcgcccctccccctccctcttcTCCGGCGAGCAGCACCCGGATCTGGTGAGCGGGCCACCCCCTGCTCCGACCGCGCCCAGAtccggcgtggaggcgaggaggaggccgGCGTGGATCCGGAGCAGGGGGCCAGGGGGCCAGCGGATCCGGCGAGGAGGCGAGTTAGAATAGAAGGAAGAATGTCTACAGAGCAGGAAAATATTAAATATGCACCTAATTTTAGTGAAAAATGGAAGTAAAGACTTAATTACTTATCATTAAAACTGGTCTCTGCTGTCCATGTAAACTCCAGCAAGCATGGTTTTGCGGCTGAAACGAACAAGCATAAAGTTTGGACACTGGTAAACCATGGAGATGGAGTTGTACCCCAAACTTTCTGGGCACAGTACATACCACCGTACAAAAATGAGAAAATACACAAGATTTCGCCAATCTCACGGCCAGAAATCCTGAATGAAAACGAAGAGAAAAAGGCCCTGAAAAGTCTCACGAAATCTAGCAAGAGGCCAAAGCCCAGCCGCACGTGATGCAGTAGAGTAGAGTCCAAACCCTAactccgccgcccgccgcccaccGCAGCCATCCGCGTCGCGCGCTGCTCTGGCCCTCCACCTCACCCACCCTAACCCAACCGAATCCGAATCGAACCCTCCTCAAGCCTCACTACTTCCCTTCCAGCTCCcgcaaaaaataaacaaaaaaagttTTAGTTTTTTTAATCAAAGAAACCAGCGGAGCCGACGCCTTCGAATCCAAATTTTACTAGGACTCGGCGAGCTTGCATACCGCGCCGGATCTAGCTAGCGGGCTCAGGAACTGCAGGCGGCCAGCGGATCCGTTGAGGTGGCGACGGTGGCGTCTTTCGTCACCGGATCTAGCTAGTGGGCTCAGGAACGGGCTCGCCGGCGGGCTCAggattctttttgtttttttttatcgattaaccgaggcagaCGTTGTAAGCAGCCCGCCTTGGCTAATCGATTAACTGAGGCGATCAGGGCAACCGCCTCCGTTATTCacggattaaccgtgacctttcgtCGGAGGCGATTGCCTTTGTCTGCCTCGGATAATGAAAAACGCCCACTTCGGTTAAGTTTAGTGTAGTAGTGGGATTTTAACTGTTTGCGACATGAATGGTCAGAAAcagaaataaaacaaaaaaaaaagtctgCTTGCAATGTGACCGAGGAGTAATCAGGTTGACGTATATTCGCCAAACGAAGCCTCAAACATGCTACAGTACACCAGCAATTGATTGAAGCACACTATTAAAGTTTCCATTCAGTATACATGGCGCTCCAATATATGCTCCTGAACAGGCCACTTAATAAACAAAACTAAAGCAATTAATAAAGGATCTATTAGCATTATTTGTACGCTGTGTTGTCGCGTACGTTAAGCATTTGAGTGACCTTTTTGAGGCATTTGTGAAACTGGCGTTGCCTAACAGGACTACCCAAGTCC
The nucleotide sequence above comes from Miscanthus floridulus cultivar M001 chromosome 18, ASM1932011v1, whole genome shotgun sequence. Encoded proteins:
- the LOC136522794 gene encoding aspartyl protease family protein At5g10770-like, which encodes MAFVLAPLLLVLLCPFPPLVRAAEHEHGDDYYMVVAVSSLKPKASSYCLGHRVIPPPNGTWIPVDLPHGPCSLSSSNAAAPPSVAELLRRDQRRADDVQRRLFISKNGTNDSKDDKPPADTDESELNTGARTQVEMGTTADTDSTAMSFDPAATVGGSGAAPLRPGVIQTVVLDTASDVPWVQCVPCPVPPCHPQTDTFYDPTKSPTYAAFSCGSPSCRQLGPYANGCVNNQCQYRVTYPVDGSSTSGTYSSDLLTLNPNTRINNFKFGCSHVDQGNFDNTTAGIMALGGGPESLASQTASTYGRAFSYCIPPSASYFGFFVLGMPRAASSSRYVVTPMLRDKRAPATFYRVQLRAITVGGQRLSVPATVFAAGTVLDSRTSITRLPPTAYQALRDAFRRSMSMYRAAAPKGSLDTCYDFTGVRSVKLPKVALVFDGDATVQLDPSGVLFHDCLAFTSSMDDRMPGILGNVQQQTIEVLYNVGGGSVGFRRNAC